Proteins encoded within one genomic window of Couchioplanes caeruleus:
- a CDS encoding amino acid adenylation domain-containing protein — protein MTGRDDLARAAAVAAVLCHRLSDATSVAVQGPQGDLLLRIGPDDTLARVREQARDLPPGTAGADVVLAGPAGDATSAAVGGVPLWFVRHHGDPVHLQERLDTLQAWLAAHPDRPVREAELVGPVERKTLLGFNPAPVPVPRTPVHETICRQAHLTPDAVALRGGGRDRTYREFLDEAAALAGRLRAEGVGPGSVVGLCTERSPEMVVAVLGILLAGAAYLPLDPSHPRPRLDLMLRTAQAVLVLADDAGYEALGSGGESSLPVRPLSGGEPRASPVDWRGYRAPEEVAEGLSYVIFTSGSTGAPKGVQMTHLSLANRLVWMQDEFRIGPGDVVLQKTPYTFDVSVWELLWPFMTGATLVTAEVRAHRDPQELVGVVEREAVTTLHFVPSMLALFVEEPGLQRCTGLRRVICSGEALPPKLVNKLTATLPQVEVHNLYGPTEAAIDVTAWPCRRPEPDDTVPIGRPITNVAAYVLDERGGLAPLGLRGELVLGGDCLARGYAGRPDLSAERFVEVDVAGRPQRVYRTGDLAWWSPEGHLNYVGRIDTQVKIRGQRVELGEIESVLNTHPHVANSVVLLRDDLGAAATLVAYVVAERDADPQAMTEPAWRAFVSGQLPDYMVPLRYVALPALPATPNGKVDRRALPAPPARVRRRVAR, from the coding sequence ATGACCGGCCGTGACGATCTGGCGCGGGCGGCGGCGGTGGCGGCGGTGCTCTGCCACCGCCTCTCGGACGCGACCTCGGTCGCGGTGCAGGGCCCGCAGGGCGACCTGTTGCTGCGCATCGGCCCGGACGACACCCTTGCCCGGGTACGCGAGCAGGCACGTGACCTCCCGCCGGGCACCGCCGGGGCGGACGTGGTGCTGGCCGGGCCCGCGGGCGACGCGACGTCGGCGGCCGTGGGTGGGGTCCCGCTCTGGTTCGTCCGGCATCACGGCGATCCCGTGCATCTTCAGGAGCGCCTGGACACCCTGCAGGCCTGGCTCGCCGCCCATCCGGACCGGCCGGTACGCGAGGCCGAACTGGTCGGCCCGGTGGAGCGCAAGACGCTGCTCGGCTTCAACCCCGCGCCGGTCCCCGTGCCGCGCACGCCCGTACACGAGACGATCTGCCGCCAGGCTCACCTCACCCCGGACGCCGTCGCGCTGCGCGGCGGCGGGCGGGATCGCACCTACCGCGAGTTTCTGGACGAGGCGGCGGCGCTGGCCGGGCGGCTGCGCGCCGAGGGCGTGGGACCCGGGTCGGTGGTCGGCCTGTGCACCGAGCGCAGCCCCGAGATGGTGGTCGCGGTGCTCGGCATCCTGCTGGCCGGCGCGGCGTACCTGCCGCTCGACCCGTCTCATCCGCGTCCCCGGCTGGATCTCATGCTCCGCACGGCGCAGGCCGTGCTCGTGCTGGCCGACGACGCGGGATATGAGGCGCTGGGCTCCGGCGGCGAATCGAGCCTGCCCGTGCGGCCGCTGTCGGGCGGTGAGCCGCGCGCCTCGCCGGTCGACTGGCGCGGCTACCGGGCGCCGGAGGAGGTGGCGGAGGGGCTGTCGTACGTCATCTTCACCTCCGGTTCGACCGGGGCGCCCAAGGGCGTGCAGATGACGCATCTGTCGCTGGCCAACAGGCTGGTGTGGATGCAGGACGAGTTCCGCATCGGCCCCGGCGACGTGGTGCTGCAGAAGACGCCGTACACGTTCGACGTGTCGGTGTGGGAGCTGCTGTGGCCGTTCATGACCGGCGCGACGCTGGTCACGGCCGAGGTCCGGGCGCACCGCGACCCGCAGGAACTGGTCGGCGTCGTCGAACGCGAGGCGGTGACCACGCTGCACTTCGTGCCGTCGATGCTCGCGCTGTTCGTCGAGGAGCCCGGCCTGCAGCGGTGCACCGGCCTGCGTCGGGTGATCTGCAGCGGGGAGGCCCTGCCGCCGAAGCTGGTCAACAAGCTGACTGCCACGCTGCCGCAGGTCGAGGTCCACAACCTGTACGGGCCCACCGAGGCCGCCATCGACGTCACCGCCTGGCCCTGCCGCCGGCCCGAGCCGGACGACACCGTTCCCATCGGCCGGCCGATCACGAACGTGGCCGCGTACGTCCTGGACGAGCGCGGCGGGCTCGCTCCGCTCGGCCTGCGCGGCGAACTGGTCCTGGGCGGAGACTGCCTGGCCCGCGGGTACGCCGGGCGCCCCGACCTGAGCGCGGAGCGGTTCGTCGAGGTGGACGTCGCGGGCCGGCCGCAGCGGGTGTACCGCACCGGCGACCTGGCCTGGTGGTCGCCGGAGGGGCACCTGAACTACGTCGGGCGCATCGACACGCAGGTGAAGATCCGCGGGCAGCGGGTGGAGCTCGGCGAGATCGAGTCGGTGCTCAACACCCATCCGCACGTCGCCAACAGCGTCGTGCTGCTGCGCGACGATCTGGGCGCCGCGGCGACCCTGGTGGCGTACGTCGTGGCCGAGCGCGACGCGGATCCGCAGGCGATGACCGAACCCGCGTGGCGCGCCTTCGTGTCCGGGCAGTTGCCCGACTACATGGTGCCGCTGCGGTACGTGGCCCTGCCCGCGCTGCCCGCCACGCCTAACGGCAAGGTCGACCGGCGCGCCCTGCCGGCCCCACCGGCCCGAGTCCGACGGCGCGTCGCGCGGTGA
- a CDS encoding phosphopantetheine-binding protein, which translates to MSDVQDRTWVTQLEELWMEVLGVDEVDDEDDFFDLGGHSLSALRLSTLIRQELNLAVMFGHVLENPRFADLREIASQLPADKPIEETV; encoded by the coding sequence ATGAGCGACGTACAAGACCGGACCTGGGTGACCCAGCTCGAGGAGCTCTGGATGGAGGTTCTCGGCGTCGACGAGGTCGACGACGAGGACGACTTCTTCGACCTCGGCGGGCACTCGCTCAGCGCCCTGCGGCTGAGCACCCTGATCCGCCAGGAGCTCAATCTGGCGGTGATGTTCGGCCACGTGCTGGAGAACCCCCGCTTCGCCGACCTGCGCGAGATCGCGAGCCAGTTGCCGGCGGACAAGCCGATCGAGGAGACCGTGTGA
- a CDS encoding non-ribosomal peptide synthetase has translation MSAAPDLDTWTPLVARVLGLAREQLRQAAGTESFVGLGGTSLQAITLVSLGQRELRAHVDSARLLSALPLAQALATAVDYADTAPPIDAPRPAELELLPGQRSMLAAHVLGQDAPYHLMFTLEAEGPLDAARVRSVLRELATRHESLRTMFVREPRQARIVLPAPYEPRLLHQSLPGGDDAVRTVHELYGRTAADLLRPFEQPPVVFVLTRCGARDLLTMLVHHTLSDGWSVGVLAREFAARYAGGPATAAAPSPDWGGTRLAAVEASGALDAALARVAARLDGAPRTVTLPTDLPPVVEADGRGARLHFHLDPAAARAATELARRCRVTVTSVAMAAWALAAGRRAGLTDLVLGVPAAGRFEAGMDAIVGLCTRVVPVRCAAGDELSGRDYVRGIAAALAEAVADADLPFERIVSGLGVAADPARNPLAQLGFAAHHELVPDELVAGGRAWRVHEGHCHGAVFDALLYLQSWSERPRFALEYATSALTAGDAGELAESFQAAVLELAARPEAALRGVTTCSANQRARLRELGAGGEHDTADDLWSRFAAHAESAGERIALVDAHAGQTLTYRELYDYAVEQSRLLHEHGVRAGDAVILQMPRSAAEAVAVLGVLRLGAHYVAVDQHATGEWRSQVAAAVAPRARLGAGAPAAEFAGAADCALADLHAPPRVEDGSVKPAQADPARAAYVSFTSGSTGVPKGVVVPHRAVLRLADDPQMFAERAGLRMMRLSPLAFDASTLELLVPLANGDSVAVFPPAEPAPSALAEFLCTGGITHAWLTSGVFHVVADHRPDAFAGLRQLFTGGGVVSSAHVRRVLRACPGLRVTNGYGPTENTTFTTTYSVDHAEATPDPLPIGTAVHGTGLHVVDPAGRLVPPGAIGELQTSGTGLADGYLDDPARTDMSFVRHPGLGERRYRTGDLVRWGADGQLRFLGRNDRQVKIAGHRVEPVDVERRLRAQPGVRDAVVFTTGDPATGLRLCAALKPAPGGVAVAEVRRAVEAELSPYARPQHWVTVVEFPLDRNGKVDLRALSSLIEAPQATRSAPVPARGAASPAGLEAVVTEAWIQALGTDDFDVDETFFEVGGDSLRLAIVRRLLQKRLERTIPLTDLYRFPTVQTLAGHLHAQITGVGAS, from the coding sequence GTGAGCGCCGCCCCCGACCTCGACACCTGGACACCGCTGGTCGCGCGGGTGCTCGGTCTCGCGCGCGAACAGTTGAGGCAGGCGGCGGGCACCGAGTCCTTCGTCGGGCTGGGCGGCACCTCGCTGCAGGCCATCACCCTGGTGTCGCTGGGCCAGCGCGAGCTGCGCGCCCATGTGGACAGCGCCCGGCTGTTGTCGGCGCTGCCTCTGGCGCAGGCGCTGGCCACCGCCGTCGACTATGCCGACACGGCACCGCCGATCGACGCGCCGCGGCCCGCGGAGCTGGAGCTGCTGCCCGGCCAGCGCTCGATGCTGGCCGCGCACGTGCTCGGCCAGGATGCGCCGTACCACCTGATGTTCACGCTGGAGGCGGAGGGTCCGCTCGACGCCGCCCGGGTCCGGTCGGTGCTGCGGGAGCTGGCGACCCGGCACGAGTCGCTGCGCACCATGTTCGTCCGCGAGCCGCGGCAGGCTCGGATCGTGCTGCCCGCGCCGTACGAGCCGCGGCTGCTGCACCAGAGCCTGCCGGGCGGCGACGACGCGGTGCGTACCGTGCACGAGCTGTACGGTCGCACCGCCGCCGACCTGCTGCGCCCGTTCGAGCAGCCGCCGGTCGTGTTCGTGCTGACCCGTTGCGGCGCGCGCGATCTGCTCACCATGCTGGTGCACCACACGCTCAGCGACGGCTGGAGCGTCGGCGTGCTCGCTCGCGAGTTCGCGGCGCGCTATGCCGGTGGGCCGGCGACCGCCGCCGCGCCGTCGCCCGACTGGGGCGGCACCCGGCTCGCCGCGGTCGAGGCATCCGGAGCGCTGGACGCCGCGCTGGCCCGGGTCGCGGCCCGGCTGGACGGCGCGCCGCGGACGGTGACGCTGCCCACCGACCTGCCCCCGGTCGTCGAGGCCGACGGCCGCGGCGCGCGTCTGCACTTCCACCTGGACCCGGCGGCGGCACGGGCCGCCACCGAGCTGGCCCGGCGCTGCCGGGTGACGGTGACGTCGGTGGCCATGGCGGCGTGGGCGCTGGCCGCCGGCCGCCGCGCCGGCCTGACCGACCTGGTGCTCGGGGTGCCTGCGGCGGGCCGCTTCGAGGCGGGCATGGACGCCATCGTGGGTCTGTGCACGCGGGTGGTGCCGGTGCGCTGCGCCGCGGGCGACGAGCTCAGCGGGCGCGACTACGTCCGCGGCATCGCCGCGGCGCTGGCCGAGGCGGTCGCCGACGCCGACCTGCCGTTCGAACGAATCGTCTCCGGGCTCGGCGTCGCCGCCGACCCGGCCCGCAACCCGCTGGCGCAGCTCGGCTTCGCCGCGCACCACGAGCTGGTGCCCGACGAGTTGGTCGCGGGTGGCCGGGCCTGGAGGGTGCACGAGGGCCACTGCCACGGCGCCGTGTTCGACGCGCTGCTGTACCTGCAGTCCTGGTCGGAGCGGCCCCGGTTCGCCCTCGAATACGCGACTTCGGCGCTGACCGCGGGCGACGCGGGGGAGCTGGCCGAGTCGTTTCAGGCGGCGGTGCTGGAGCTGGCCGCCCGCCCGGAAGCGGCCCTGCGCGGGGTCACCACGTGCTCGGCGAACCAGCGCGCCCGGCTGCGAGAACTGGGCGCGGGTGGGGAGCACGACACCGCCGACGACCTGTGGAGCCGGTTCGCGGCGCACGCGGAGTCGGCCGGCGAGCGGATCGCGCTGGTCGACGCGCACGCCGGGCAGACCCTGACCTACCGGGAGCTGTACGACTACGCCGTCGAGCAGTCGCGGTTGCTGCACGAGCACGGCGTCCGCGCCGGCGACGCGGTCATCCTCCAGATGCCGCGCTCGGCCGCCGAGGCCGTCGCGGTTCTGGGCGTGCTGCGGCTGGGCGCGCACTACGTCGCGGTCGACCAGCACGCCACCGGCGAGTGGCGCTCGCAGGTGGCCGCGGCCGTCGCGCCGCGGGCCCGGCTCGGCGCCGGCGCGCCCGCTGCCGAGTTCGCGGGCGCGGCCGACTGCGCCCTGGCCGACCTGCACGCGCCGCCGCGGGTGGAGGACGGCTCGGTCAAGCCGGCCCAGGCCGACCCGGCGCGAGCCGCGTACGTCTCCTTCACCTCGGGCTCGACCGGGGTGCCCAAGGGCGTGGTGGTGCCGCACCGCGCGGTACTCCGGCTGGCCGACGACCCGCAGATGTTCGCGGAGCGGGCGGGCCTGCGGATGATGCGGCTGTCCCCACTGGCCTTCGACGCATCCACGCTGGAGCTGCTGGTGCCGCTGGCGAACGGCGACTCGGTCGCGGTGTTCCCGCCCGCGGAGCCGGCGCCGAGCGCCCTGGCCGAGTTCCTGTGCACCGGCGGGATCACCCACGCCTGGCTCACCTCGGGCGTCTTCCACGTGGTCGCCGACCACCGTCCGGATGCGTTCGCCGGGCTGCGGCAACTCTTCACCGGCGGCGGCGTGGTCTCTTCGGCGCACGTGCGCCGGGTGCTGCGGGCCTGCCCGGGTCTGCGGGTCACCAACGGCTACGGCCCCACCGAGAACACCACCTTCACCACGACGTACTCGGTCGACCACGCCGAGGCGACCCCGGACCCGCTGCCGATCGGTACGGCGGTGCACGGCACCGGCCTGCACGTCGTCGACCCGGCCGGGCGTCTCGTCCCGCCCGGCGCGATCGGTGAGCTGCAGACGTCGGGTACCGGGCTCGCCGACGGCTACCTCGACGATCCCGCGCGCACGGACATGTCGTTCGTCCGGCACCCGGGCCTGGGCGAGCGCCGGTACCGTACCGGGGACCTGGTGCGCTGGGGTGCGGACGGACAGTTGCGCTTCCTCGGCCGCAACGACCGCCAGGTGAAGATCGCCGGGCACCGGGTGGAGCCGGTCGACGTGGAGCGCCGGCTGCGGGCGCAGCCCGGGGTGCGGGACGCGGTGGTGTTCACCACCGGGGACCCGGCGACGGGCCTGCGCCTGTGCGCCGCGCTCAAACCCGCGCCCGGCGGCGTGGCCGTGGCCGAGGTACGCCGGGCGGTGGAGGCCGAGCTGAGCCCGTACGCGCGTCCGCAGCACTGGGTGACCGTGGTCGAGTTCCCGCTGGACCGCAACGGCAAGGTGGACCTGCGGGCCCTGAGCTCGCTGATCGAGGCGCCGCAGGCGACGCGGTCGGCGCCGGTTCCCGCTCGGGGTGCGGCGTCGCCGGCCGGGCTCGAGGCGGTCGTGACCGAAGCCTGGATCCAGGCGCTCGGCACCGACGACTTCGACGTCGACGAGACGTTCTTCGAGGTCGGCGGGGACTCGCTGCGGCTGGCGATCGTGCGCCGGCTGCTGCAGAAACGGCTGGAGCGGACCATCCCGCTGACCGACCTCTACCGGTTCCCGACCGTGCAGACGCTGGCCGGGCATCTTCACGCACAGATCACAGGAGTGGGCGCGTCATGA
- a CDS encoding type I polyketide synthase: MNGDIAIVGMAGRFPGAADVGEFWSHVVAGRITVSELTRGELLAAGVRADRLDDPAYVPARGVLADLELFDAAFFGITPRDAEIMDPQHRLLMQTAWAALESAGLATDRPFGRVGVFAGAGFNYYALHHVFTRPDLVDTQGLLSVVLGNEKDHLATKIAYRLNLGGPAVTVQTACSTSLVAVHLACQSLRTGDADVALAGGACVAVPQQEGYLYETKGIMSPDGACRPFDASANGTVPGNGVAMVALKRAEDARRDGDTVYALIKGSAVNNDGGMKVGYTAPGIAGQVDVLERAYAAAGVDPATVGYLEAHGTATEVGDAIELSALTEVFRRGAHVTDLQEFSAAGGLCSIGSVKANVGHLDAAAGVTALIKAALALHLRQIPPLAGLKQARPELLDGSTPFTVDSVARRWDSTGGPRRAGVSSFGLGGTNAHVVLEEADAVAVPGPPAAGGRAELIVLSGRSPEVVREAAERWSDHLRQRPDLAVGDVALTSQAYRRHFPHRLAVAATDLPTVLARLRRAPVREAARRPSVVFLFPGQGAEVPAMSRDLYDRYPSFRDDLDHGARLLEPVLRWDLRDVLVGTDPEGIVHRTDVTQPALALHELALGRLLMSWGVRPAALIGHSVGEFAAAALAGEMAADDMLRLVATRGALMQDAPEGGMLAVLAPLSTVAAHLTGLDDLDLAAHNAPESTVVAGPVAQLAVFRERLDAAEVRSRALPAQRAFHSRMMADAARLLAAEAERIAQQPRSIPVVSSLDGELLGRGSTRSEGYWSAQLRSPVRYHDALLTALGLPDPVLVEVGPGASLTGLARQAPEGRSVPGLALQPRPSARSGAGDVLNGLGGLWTAGAAVDWAAVRGENGARRIALPTYPFTRTRHWLDAAPAEAAADPAPPPAATGEDEKVREIIDLWSRMLGTPEIGPEANFFALGGESLQFIRMITQVRRRFGVQIPVDELANDPTPRTLAALVTP; this comes from the coding sequence ATGAACGGCGACATCGCGATCGTAGGCATGGCGGGCCGGTTCCCCGGCGCCGCCGACGTCGGGGAGTTCTGGTCCCACGTGGTCGCCGGGCGCATCACCGTCAGCGAGCTGACCCGCGGCGAACTGCTGGCCGCGGGTGTGCGCGCGGACCGGCTCGACGACCCGGCGTACGTGCCGGCACGCGGCGTGCTGGCCGACCTGGAGCTGTTCGACGCCGCCTTCTTCGGCATCACCCCCCGCGACGCCGAGATCATGGATCCGCAGCACCGGCTGCTGATGCAGACGGCGTGGGCCGCGCTCGAATCCGCCGGGCTGGCCACCGACCGGCCCTTCGGCCGGGTCGGCGTGTTCGCCGGGGCCGGGTTCAACTACTACGCGCTGCACCACGTGTTCACCCGGCCCGACCTGGTGGACACCCAGGGGCTGCTGTCGGTGGTGCTGGGCAATGAGAAGGACCATCTGGCCACGAAGATCGCGTACCGGCTGAACCTCGGCGGTCCCGCGGTCACCGTGCAGACCGCCTGCTCGACATCGCTGGTGGCGGTGCATCTAGCCTGCCAGAGCCTGCGCACCGGCGACGCGGATGTCGCGCTCGCCGGCGGGGCCTGCGTGGCCGTGCCACAGCAGGAGGGATACCTCTACGAGACGAAGGGCATCATGTCGCCCGACGGCGCCTGCCGGCCCTTCGACGCCTCGGCCAACGGGACGGTCCCCGGCAACGGTGTCGCCATGGTGGCGCTCAAGCGGGCCGAGGACGCCCGCCGGGACGGGGACACCGTGTACGCCCTGATCAAGGGGTCGGCGGTGAACAACGACGGGGGCATGAAGGTCGGCTACACCGCGCCCGGCATCGCCGGACAGGTCGACGTGCTGGAGCGCGCGTACGCCGCCGCGGGCGTCGATCCGGCGACGGTCGGCTACCTCGAGGCGCACGGCACCGCCACCGAGGTCGGCGACGCGATCGAGCTCTCGGCGCTGACCGAGGTGTTCCGCCGCGGCGCTCATGTAACGGACTTGCAGGAGTTCTCCGCCGCCGGTGGGCTCTGCTCGATCGGGTCGGTCAAGGCCAACGTCGGCCATCTCGACGCCGCCGCCGGCGTCACCGCCCTGATCAAGGCCGCGCTGGCCCTGCACTTGCGGCAGATCCCGCCGCTGGCCGGCCTCAAGCAGGCCCGCCCCGAGCTGCTCGACGGATCGACCCCGTTCACCGTGGACAGTGTGGCGCGGCGGTGGGACAGCACCGGCGGGCCACGGCGGGCCGGCGTGAGCTCGTTCGGGCTGGGCGGCACGAACGCCCACGTGGTGCTGGAGGAGGCCGACGCGGTGGCCGTGCCCGGCCCGCCCGCGGCCGGCGGTCGCGCCGAGCTGATCGTGCTGTCCGGGCGCAGCCCGGAGGTGGTCCGCGAGGCCGCCGAGCGGTGGAGCGACCATCTACGGCAGCGCCCCGACCTGGCCGTCGGTGACGTCGCGCTGACGTCGCAGGCCTACCGGCGGCACTTCCCGCACCGGCTCGCGGTCGCCGCGACGGACCTGCCCACGGTGCTGGCCCGGCTGCGCAGGGCGCCGGTCCGCGAGGCGGCACGCCGGCCGAGCGTGGTGTTCCTGTTCCCGGGCCAGGGCGCGGAGGTTCCCGCGATGTCGCGGGATCTCTACGACCGCTATCCGTCCTTCCGCGACGACCTCGACCACGGGGCGCGGCTGCTGGAGCCGGTCCTGCGGTGGGACCTGCGCGACGTGCTGGTCGGTACGGACCCCGAGGGGATCGTGCACCGCACCGACGTCACCCAGCCCGCGCTGGCGCTGCACGAGCTCGCGCTCGGCCGGCTGCTGATGTCCTGGGGTGTACGCCCGGCGGCGCTGATCGGCCACTCGGTCGGCGAGTTCGCGGCCGCGGCGCTGGCCGGCGAGATGGCCGCCGACGACATGCTGCGCCTGGTGGCGACCCGCGGCGCGCTGATGCAGGACGCCCCCGAGGGCGGCATGCTGGCCGTGCTCGCGCCGCTGTCCACCGTCGCGGCGCATCTCACCGGCCTGGACGATCTCGACCTGGCCGCGCACAACGCCCCCGAGTCCACCGTGGTGGCCGGGCCGGTGGCACAGCTCGCCGTCTTCCGGGAGCGGCTGGACGCGGCCGAGGTGCGCAGCCGCGCGCTGCCCGCACAGCGCGCTTTCCATTCGCGCATGATGGCCGACGCGGCCCGGCTGCTCGCCGCCGAGGCGGAGCGCATCGCGCAGCAGCCCCGGAGCATTCCCGTGGTCAGCAGCCTCGACGGCGAGTTGCTCGGCCGGGGAAGCACCCGGTCCGAGGGCTACTGGTCCGCGCAACTGCGCAGCCCGGTGCGCTACCACGACGCGCTGCTGACCGCGCTGGGCCTGCCCGACCCGGTCCTGGTCGAGGTCGGGCCCGGCGCCTCGCTCACCGGCCTGGCCCGGCAGGCGCCGGAGGGCCGGTCGGTGCCGGGACTCGCCCTGCAGCCCCGGCCGTCGGCCCGCTCCGGCGCGGGTGACGTGCTCAACGGGCTCGGCGGGCTGTGGACCGCCGGCGCGGCCGTGGACTGGGCGGCCGTGCGCGGCGAGAACGGGGCGCGGCGGATCGCGCTGCCCACGTACCCGTTCACCCGGACCCGGCACTGGCTCGACGCTGCGCCCGCGGAAGCCGCGGCGGACCCCGCGCCGCCACCCGCGGCCACCGGCGAGGACGAGAAGGTGAGAGAAATCATCGACCTGTGGAGCAGGATGCTCGGCACCCCCGAGATCGGGCCGGAGGCGAACTTCTTCGCGCTCGGCGGCGAGTCGCTGCAGTTCATCCGCATGATCACCCAGGTGCGGCGCAGGTTCGGGGTGCAGATCCCGGTGGACGAGCTCGCCAACGACCCCACGCCGCGCACGCTGGCCGCTCTGGTGACGCCATGA
- a CDS encoding ABC transporter substrate-binding protein, producing the protein MKRPRSASLLIALVTGLAGCTVAGQAHESDAEPVVVGYQSKTINTVTAGTLLRAQGYFETRLEELGRHTGKKYAVTWQDYDTGAPITAQMMAGKIDIGSMGDYPLLINGARGQQSAGTRTKLVATTGYNLRGALNTVVVAPDSPVRTLADLKGKVVSASSGSAGHGLLVQALRRSGLDPEKDVRVENQQPPVGASALQSGNVAALSQFVAWPGLLVHQGNAEVLYDGGELGVPTLHGTVVREQYAADHRDVVKAFLRAQIDANRFLWSRPLDAASIVAQQTGLPPEVVYLYNGANGIATFDPTIKAPLRAALEQDVPFLKSIGVLQQIDLGAFVDDSLIREVYGTGYDADAAGTANKAALTGTDPVRRRPVADPALAGELWVGDRTRAAADPTCLLRAVKAARAAGQQVRAAYVPDAGTGTRWFADKSTWVRDGAAFRPFAGRAAAQRYVAAHAGATVVPYAEAVQAS; encoded by the coding sequence ATGAAGAGACCACGTTCCGCTTCCCTGCTGATCGCCCTGGTCACCGGACTGGCCGGTTGCACCGTCGCCGGCCAGGCCCACGAGAGCGACGCGGAACCTGTCGTGGTCGGCTACCAGTCGAAGACCATCAACACGGTGACCGCGGGGACGCTGCTGCGGGCCCAGGGCTACTTCGAGACCCGGCTGGAGGAGCTGGGCCGGCACACGGGCAAGAAGTACGCCGTGACGTGGCAGGACTACGACACCGGCGCACCGATCACGGCGCAGATGATGGCCGGAAAGATCGACATCGGCTCGATGGGCGACTACCCGCTGCTGATCAACGGTGCCCGCGGCCAACAATCGGCCGGCACGCGCACCAAGCTGGTCGCCACCACCGGCTACAACCTGCGGGGCGCGCTGAACACGGTCGTGGTGGCGCCGGACTCGCCGGTCCGTACGCTCGCCGACCTCAAGGGCAAGGTCGTCTCGGCCAGTTCCGGCTCGGCCGGCCACGGGCTGCTCGTCCAGGCGCTGCGCAGGAGCGGGCTGGACCCGGAGAAAGACGTCAGGGTCGAGAACCAGCAGCCGCCGGTCGGCGCGTCCGCGCTGCAGTCCGGCAACGTCGCCGCGCTGTCGCAGTTCGTCGCCTGGCCCGGACTCCTCGTGCACCAGGGCAACGCCGAGGTGCTCTACGACGGCGGCGAGCTCGGGGTGCCGACGCTGCACGGCACCGTCGTCCGGGAGCAGTACGCCGCCGACCACCGCGACGTCGTGAAAGCCTTCCTGCGGGCCCAGATCGACGCCAACCGGTTCCTCTGGAGCCGGCCGCTGGATGCCGCGAGCATCGTCGCGCAGCAGACCGGGCTGCCGCCCGAGGTGGTCTACCTCTACAACGGCGCCAACGGCATCGCCACCTTCGACCCGACCATCAAGGCGCCCCTGCGCGCCGCGCTCGAGCAGGACGTGCCGTTCCTCAAGTCCATCGGGGTCCTGCAGCAGATCGACCTCGGCGCTTTCGTCGACGACAGCCTCATCCGCGAGGTCTACGGCACCGGGTACGACGCCGACGCCGCGGGCACCGCCAACAAGGCTGCCCTCACCGGCACCGACCCGGTGCGCCGTCGCCCCGTCGCCGACCCGGCGCTGGCCGGTGAGCTGTGGGTGGGTGACCGTACCCGGGCCGCGGCCGATCCGACCTGCCTGCTGCGCGCCGTGAAGGCGGCCCGGGCCGCGGGGCAGCAGGTCAGGGCCGCCTACGTGCCGGACGCCGGCACGGGCACCCGGTGGTTCGCCGACAAGAGCACGTGGGTCCGCGACGGCGCCGCGTTCCGCCCGTTCGCCGGCAGGGCCGCGGCCCAGCGGTACGTCGCGGCACACGCCGGGGCGACCGTGGTGCCGTACGCCGAGGCGGTGCAGGCCTCGTGA
- a CDS encoding GntR family transcriptional regulator: MRLDPGAAGSLDRARRRRADRARQVADVLRHEVLAGAFPGGHLPREPQLCRDFDVSRNTVREALALLAAEGLVERCPGIGTTVLTEKYAHGLHRLMGLGETMHAQGQITNEVRTAALVRPPAPVAQRLAVPGDEPGVYLERLRRLDGVPLSLDLTYLPRDIGEPLLAADLAGQDIFVLIERLARQPLGTADVSFEAVNADPHSAALLDSPAGAALLMVERLTRLADGRPVDLEWIRFRGDRLTMHGQLQRGSPLPRVIAG, translated from the coding sequence ATGAGACTGGACCCGGGAGCCGCCGGCAGCCTGGACCGGGCCCGGCGGCGACGTGCCGACCGGGCCCGTCAGGTCGCCGACGTGCTGCGGCACGAGGTGCTGGCCGGCGCCTTTCCCGGAGGTCATCTGCCGCGGGAGCCTCAGCTCTGCCGGGACTTCGACGTGTCGCGCAACACGGTCCGGGAGGCGCTGGCGCTGCTCGCCGCCGAAGGTCTGGTCGAGCGGTGCCCGGGCATCGGCACGACGGTGCTCACCGAGAAGTACGCGCACGGCCTGCACCGCCTCATGGGCCTTGGCGAGACGATGCACGCCCAGGGACAGATCACCAACGAGGTCCGGACCGCCGCGCTCGTCCGGCCGCCCGCTCCCGTGGCGCAGCGCCTCGCGGTTCCCGGCGACGAGCCCGGGGTGTATCTGGAACGGCTGCGCCGGCTCGACGGCGTACCCCTGTCGCTGGACCTCACCTACCTGCCGCGGGACATCGGTGAGCCGCTGCTCGCCGCGGACCTCGCCGGGCAGGACATCTTCGTCCTGATCGAGCGGCTGGCGCGACAGCCGCTCGGCACCGCGGACGTCTCCTTCGAGGCGGTCAACGCCGACCCGCACTCCGCGGCGCTGCTGGACTCCCCGGCGGGCGCGGCGCTGCTCATGGTGGAGCGGCTGACCCGCCTCGCCGACGGCCGCCCGGTCGACCTGGAGTGGATCCGGTTCCGCGGTGACCGGCTCACCATGCACGGCCAGTTGCAGCGCGGCTCGCCGCTGCCCCGCGTGATCGCCGGCTGA
- a CDS encoding 4Fe-4S dicluster domain-containing protein, protein MPLVNQRVDVPVTIDESLCIDGCTLCVDMCPLDSLAIDPQSGKAYMHVDECWYCGPCAARCPSNAVTVNMPFLIR, encoded by the coding sequence ATGCCCTTGGTCAACCAGCGCGTCGACGTCCCCGTGACGATCGACGAGAGCCTTTGCATCGACGGCTGCACCCTGTGCGTCGACATGTGCCCGCTCGACTCGCTCGCGATCGACCCGCAGAGCGGCAAGGCGTACATGCACGTCGACGAGTGCTGGTACTGCGGCCCCTGCGCCGCCCGCTGCCCCAGCAATGCCGTGACGGTCAATATGCCGTTCCTGATCCGGTGA